The Streptomyces aurantiacus genome includes a region encoding these proteins:
- a CDS encoding class III extradiol dioxygenase subunit beta — protein sequence MTWGLATSHVPSIGAAMDHGKTQDPYWKRLFDGYTPAREWMARHTPDVAVVIYNDHANAVDMSATPTFALGTAESYQVADEGWGSRPVPTVTGAPEFSDHLVKSLIDASFDLTVYQELDVDHGLTVPLSVYCPDPGERWPCAVVPLLVNVIQYPQPTAARCLALGRALGEAIRSFPEDLKVAVFGTGGMSHQLAGARAGLINQDFDRMFLDAIEHDPEKLAALTREEYIREAGSEGIELIMWLIMRGALGPRIRRVYEAYHVPASNTAAGMVLFENLRR from the coding sequence GTGACATGGGGTCTGGCGACCTCGCACGTGCCGTCGATCGGTGCGGCCATGGACCACGGGAAGACGCAAGACCCGTACTGGAAAAGGCTGTTCGACGGATACACGCCGGCGCGGGAGTGGATGGCCCGGCACACCCCCGACGTCGCGGTGGTCATCTACAACGACCACGCCAACGCCGTCGACATGAGCGCCACCCCGACCTTCGCGCTCGGCACGGCGGAGTCGTACCAGGTGGCCGACGAAGGATGGGGCAGCCGCCCGGTGCCCACGGTCACGGGCGCCCCCGAGTTCTCCGACCACCTCGTCAAGAGCCTGATCGACGCCTCCTTCGACCTGACCGTCTACCAGGAACTCGACGTCGACCACGGCCTGACCGTTCCACTGTCGGTCTACTGCCCCGACCCCGGCGAACGCTGGCCCTGCGCGGTGGTCCCCCTCCTGGTCAACGTCATCCAGTACCCGCAGCCGACCGCCGCGCGGTGCCTGGCCCTCGGCCGCGCGCTCGGCGAGGCCATCCGCTCCTTCCCCGAGGACCTCAAGGTCGCCGTCTTCGGAACCGGCGGCATGTCCCACCAGCTCGCCGGCGCCCGCGCGGGACTGATCAACCAGGACTTCGACCGGATGTTCCTCGACGCGATCGAGCACGACCCCGAGAAATTGGCCGCGCTGACGCGCGAGGAGTACATCCGCGAGGCCGGCTCCGAGGGCATCGAGCTGATCATGTGGCTGATCATGCGCGGCGCGCTGGGACCCCGGATCCGCCGTGTGTACGAGGCCTACCACGTACCGGCGTCCAACACGGCGGCCGGGATGGTGCTGTTCGAGAACCTGAGGCGGTGA